Below is a window of Tolypothrix bouteillei VB521301 DNA.
CTTTCTTCTGGCTTGTCCCTCTTTTTTGTGATTAGTTAGTGGTTAGTGGTTACCACCAACCACTAACCATTAACCACTAACAATTATATGGATGTCATAGTTATTGGATCTGGGATAGGCGGTTTAGTAACAGCAACTCAATTAGCCGTAAAAGGGGCTAGAGTGCTGCTACTAGAACAATATTTAATTCCTGGAGGTAGCGCTGGCTATTTTGAGAGACAGGGTTATCGATTCGACGTAGGGGCATCCATGATATTTGGATTTGGGCAGAAAGGAACAACTAACTTGCTCACTCGCGCTTTACAAGCTGTCAGCATTAACTTAAAAGTGATTCCCGACCCCGTTCAAATTCATTATCATTTACCAGAAGGTTTGGACATTAAAGTGAATCGGATTTATGAGGAATTTTTGCAAAATTTAATTGCGTACTTTCCACATGAAGACAAAGGAATTCGTCAATTTTACGATGAATGTTGGCGAGTCTTTCATTACCTTAATAGCATGGAGTTGCTGTCATTGGAGGAACCCCAGTATTTACTACGGAGTTTCTTTCAGAAGCCCCTGGCGTGTCTTGGGCTAGCAAAATATCTACCTCAAAATGTTGGCGATGTAGCAAAGCGTTATATTAAAGATCCCCGATTGTTAAAATTTCTTGATATAGAGTGCTATTGTTGGTCAGTCGTACCTGCCCGAATGACACCCATGATTAATGCTGGAATGGTTTTTTCAGACAGGCACTACGGAGGTGTGAACTATCCTAAAGGTGGGGTAGGACAAATTGCTCAAAAATTAGTGGAAGGGTTGATTAAAGCAGGCGGTCAAATTCAATATCAAGCTAAAGTCGCGAAAATTCTCATAGAAAATCGACAAGCCGTGGGCGTACAACTGACTAACGGTCAAGTGTACCGTGCCAAACGAATTGTCTCAAATGCTACACGTTGGGATACCTTTGAGAAGTTACTCAATCAACAAGAAATTCCATCTAATGAGAAAAGATGGCAGCTACGCTATCAAAAGTCACCCAGTTTTTTAAATTTACACATGGGAGTCAAAGCAGAAGTTTTGCCTTCAGGAACAGAGTGCCATCACATTTTGTTAGAAGACTGGGAAAAGATGACAGCGACAGAAGGAACTCTCTTTGTGTCAATTCCGACGTTACTCGATCCAGAGTTAGCACCTTCTGGCTATCACATCATTCACGCTTTTACACCTTCCTGGATTCATGAATGGCAAGGTTTATCACCTAGTGAGTATGAAGCAAAGAAAGAACAGGCTGCTTGGAGAATAATTGACCGTTTGGAAAAGATTTTTCCAGGGTTGGATACTGGTTTGGATTACCTAGAAGTGGGGACACCTAAAACCCATCGTCGCTTTTTAGGTCGTGATGATGGTACTTATGGACCAATCCCCCGATATAAGTTGCGGGGATTGTTGGGAATGCCATTTAATAGAACTTCGATTTCAGGGCTTTATTGTGTAGGAGATAGTACGTTTCCCGGTCAAGGTTTAAACGCAGTGGCATTTTCAGGATTTGCTTGTGCTCACCGTATTGCCGTTGACTTGGGGCTGTAGTACAAACCCTGGAATAGAATAGTAGGTTGGCTGAGAAGGGAGTTTTGCGAGCGGGGGTTCTGGTGGTTTACCTTCTCATCTGGAGGAAGCTTTGATGTCACGACTGCAACTGAGCTTTACTTAATATCTGCTCGATCGCGTTGAAACTCTCACGGCAAATCACTACGCGACAAACCCCCAGTCTGTGTCCGCTCAAAAACATGGTAAAGGAGAATCAATACTACAAGGGATAAGAATTAGCTGAGCCTCGCGATATCGGAGGCTCAGCCTTGCACCCTTAATCTGTTCCTGTTCCTCAAATAATAGTGACGATTCGACCCACAATACTTGTAACTAAATTAATTGTTCTGAGAACAGCAACTGTATTGTTAATTTTTTCCAGTACATTGGTCAGTTCGTTAAGAGCATTTCTCA
It encodes the following:
- the crtH gene encoding carotenoid isomerase, with the translated sequence MDVIVIGSGIGGLVTATQLAVKGARVLLLEQYLIPGGSAGYFERQGYRFDVGASMIFGFGQKGTTNLLTRALQAVSINLKVIPDPVQIHYHLPEGLDIKVNRIYEEFLQNLIAYFPHEDKGIRQFYDECWRVFHYLNSMELLSLEEPQYLLRSFFQKPLACLGLAKYLPQNVGDVAKRYIKDPRLLKFLDIECYCWSVVPARMTPMINAGMVFSDRHYGGVNYPKGGVGQIAQKLVEGLIKAGGQIQYQAKVAKILIENRQAVGVQLTNGQVYRAKRIVSNATRWDTFEKLLNQQEIPSNEKRWQLRYQKSPSFLNLHMGVKAEVLPSGTECHHILLEDWEKMTATEGTLFVSIPTLLDPELAPSGYHIIHAFTPSWIHEWQGLSPSEYEAKKEQAAWRIIDRLEKIFPGLDTGLDYLEVGTPKTHRRFLGRDDGTYGPIPRYKLRGLLGMPFNRTSISGLYCVGDSTFPGQGLNAVAFSGFACAHRIAVDLGL